A region of Lycium barbarum isolate Lr01 chromosome 1, ASM1917538v2, whole genome shotgun sequence DNA encodes the following proteins:
- the LOC132603444 gene encoding large ribosomal subunit protein eL13y-like — MKHNSVIPNGHFKKHWQNYVKTWFNQPARKTRRRNARQQKAVKIFPRPTAGSLRPIVHGQTLKYNMKVRAGRGFSLEELKAAGIPKKLAPTIGIAVDHRRRNRSLEGLQTNVQRLKTYKAKLVIFPRCAKKVKAGDSSAEELATATQVQGSYMPITREQPAVELVKVTEEMKSFNAYGKLRIERTNARHVGVRQKRAAEAAKDEKK; from the coding sequence ATGAAGCACAACAGCGTTATTCCCAATGGTCACTTCAAGAAGCATTGGCAGAACTATGTAAAGACATGGTTCAATCAGCCTGCTAGGAAAACAAGGAGACGCAATGCTAGGCAGCAGAAGGCTGTGAAGATCTTCCCTAGGCCAACTGCTGGATCTCTCCGACCCATTGTTCATGGACAAACACTAAAATACAACATGAAAGTCCGTGCTGGCAGAGGATTTTCGCTTGAAGAACTGAAGGCAGCTGGTATTCCCAAAAAACTAGCACCAACCATTGGCATTGCTGTTGATCATCGTCGCAGGAACAGATCCTTGGAAGGTCTACAAACCAACGTCCAGAGGCTGAAGACTTACAAGGCTAAGCTAGTTATCTTCCCAAGGTGTGCCAAGAAGGTCAAGGCTGGTGATTCTAGTGCAGAGGAGCTTGCTACTGCCACCCAGGTCCAGGGTTCATACATGCCTATTACTAGGGAGCAGCCAGCTGTTGAACTTGTGAAGGTCACAGAGGAGATGAAATCATTCAATGCCTATGGCAAGCTGCGAATTGAGCGTACAAATGCCCGACATGTTGGAGTGAGGCAGAAGAGGGCAGCTGAAGCTGCAAAGGACGAGAAGAAGTGA